In the genome of Tropicibacter oceani, one region contains:
- a CDS encoding alginate O-acetyltransferase AlgX-related protein: MTGRNTRTGRGWAAALAAVLCLGAPAQAQSSAYGCSGLETSDALPSVEGEAGMFYRIDPDLMMAHGLSDENIAHLADLSSALKAQGTTLIYLPMPTKALGQPWDLPRTARDLGYDPDVAATVYDQGLGHLAAAGVRAVDARAALASASRQQPAYFGVDSRLTTDGTRALARAVAAVITGAPSQPESAYRTGDGSLVTLPSAMRFDLQEHCHSPLPRPETRQSVMTRGTAPGQAFDAENAPAQIVLVGTKLTGEPSTNFAGHLQEHSGLSVAQYGVPDGGAFAAISSYLTSQAFRRARPDFLVWEHPVWFNLGANGDQPMRELIAAAGPDCAIALPMAFDRNAGVLRADLSRLDPQQAHTLFLDTDGAEAATARFSFYEATGLHRTRAVFRRGDQLLTGRFYMPMSGLWPEGAVSVEISLDAPSGPAPRLFACQHEGGQ, translated from the coding sequence ATGACGGGCAGGAACACCAGGACAGGCAGAGGCTGGGCAGCGGCGCTGGCGGCTGTGCTGTGCCTTGGTGCTCCGGCTCAGGCGCAGTCATCGGCCTATGGTTGCTCGGGGCTGGAAACCTCGGATGCCCTGCCCAGCGTCGAGGGCGAGGCCGGCATGTTCTATCGGATCGACCCCGACCTGATGATGGCGCACGGGCTGAGCGATGAAAACATCGCGCATCTGGCCGACCTGTCCAGCGCGCTGAAGGCCCAGGGCACCACGCTGATCTATCTTCCGATGCCGACCAAGGCGCTGGGTCAGCCTTGGGACTTGCCGCGCACGGCGCGTGACCTTGGCTATGATCCGGACGTGGCCGCAACGGTCTATGATCAGGGGCTTGGGCATCTTGCGGCCGCCGGTGTGCGCGCCGTCGACGCGCGCGCGGCACTGGCCAGCGCATCGCGGCAGCAGCCGGCCTATTTCGGCGTCGACAGCCGGTTGACGACCGACGGCACAAGGGCGCTGGCCCGCGCGGTTGCCGCCGTGATCACCGGCGCGCCGTCCCAGCCGGAAAGCGCCTACAGGACCGGTGACGGATCGCTTGTCACGCTGCCCTCGGCCATGCGGTTCGATTTGCAGGAACACTGCCACTCGCCCCTGCCGCGACCGGAAACGCGGCAAAGCGTGATGACGCGCGGCACCGCCCCGGGCCAGGCCTTCGACGCAGAAAACGCCCCGGCGCAGATCGTCCTGGTCGGGACCAAGCTGACAGGCGAGCCGAGCACGAATTTCGCCGGGCATCTGCAGGAACACAGCGGCCTGAGCGTCGCGCAGTATGGTGTTCCCGATGGCGGGGCGTTTGCGGCGATTTCGTCCTACCTGACGTCCCAGGCCTTTCGCCGCGCCCGCCCGGATTTTCTGGTCTGGGAACATCCGGTCTGGTTCAACCTTGGGGCCAATGGTGACCAGCCCATGCGCGAATTGATCGCCGCCGCCGGGCCGGATTGCGCGATTGCCTTGCCGATGGCCTTTGACCGCAACGCCGGGGTTCTGCGGGCCGATCTGTCGCGTCTGGACCCGCAGCAGGCGCATACCCTGTTCCTGGACACCGACGGAGCCGAGGCCGCGACTGCGCGTTTCAGCTTTTACGAGGCCACCGGCCTGCACCGAACGCGCGCGGTCTTTCGCCGGGGTGACCAGCTTTTGACCGGGCGGTTCTATATGCCGATGTCCGGGCTTTGGCCCGAAGGCGCGGTTTCCGTCGAAATCAGCCTGGATGCCCCGTCCGGCCCGGCGCCGCGGCTGTTTGCCTGCCAACACGAGGGGGGCCAGTGA
- a CDS encoding NosD domain-containing protein yields MARTLIPALAAAMMLCASLLVSGPARAAPDPALVRLTTQLDQLSDLLKSDAAARSLPLELLLLRTGLTGLTDALPRAGRDAAGTVDAPPPPQGPPAQASVETFRTALAVLSQVHGGQDNLDVLLAHPGDRTDALTFRSGVVTLDHIRQSLRDTGLQADMAPGHDTLRVPVILWEDTLLQLGPHDRLGLSRADGVFVISFGRVELDGARVFSVGGESPTSKDFVPFVTIAGGGSLNARGASFDGLGFGNTPKFSGVSIVSHPLMPSTGNTRIADSHFENLVTVAMTGGEAAVITGNRFYNMRNNALMLANAVGAQVHGNLFFGDGPTNAVRVLAGSDDAVVRGNVLLEGDRSGILVQGQSTRVEVSGNVIWRRSGGAIKLSGTRCGVVRGNVILNSRQKGIDIRSSDATQVHANTISGSGSAGIWVSAQPRQAVTYLSQNTLRGNGAGLSTATGARLFLAGNDFSNQFPRLIDGDLTLQNHAIVRDLHGKTPMLMSASETVVPSSLAAPDCSDWGQK; encoded by the coding sequence GTGGCGCGGACACTGATCCCGGCCCTTGCGGCCGCGATGATGCTCTGCGCCAGCCTTCTGGTCAGCGGCCCCGCGCGGGCTGCGCCCGATCCTGCGCTTGTCCGGCTGACGACGCAGCTGGACCAGCTGTCCGATCTGTTGAAGTCCGATGCCGCTGCGCGCAGCCTTCCCCTGGAGTTGTTGTTGCTGCGCACCGGGTTGACCGGTCTGACCGACGCACTGCCCCGGGCGGGCCGCGATGCAGCCGGGACCGTCGACGCGCCGCCACCGCCGCAGGGCCCGCCCGCGCAGGCCAGCGTGGAAACCTTTCGCACCGCGCTGGCGGTTCTGTCGCAGGTGCATGGCGGTCAGGACAACCTGGACGTCCTTCTGGCCCATCCGGGTGACCGGACCGACGCGCTGACCTTTCGTTCGGGCGTCGTGACGCTGGATCATATCCGTCAAAGCCTGCGTGACACCGGGCTGCAAGCCGACATGGCGCCGGGGCACGATACCCTGCGCGTTCCGGTGATCTTGTGGGAAGACACCCTGTTGCAGCTGGGCCCGCATGACCGCCTGGGCCTCAGCCGTGCCGACGGCGTCTTTGTCATCAGCTTTGGCCGCGTCGAACTGGACGGTGCGCGGGTCTTCTCGGTTGGTGGCGAAAGCCCGACCAGCAAGGACTTCGTGCCGTTTGTCACCATTGCCGGTGGCGGTTCGCTGAACGCCCGGGGCGCAAGTTTCGACGGGCTGGGCTTTGGCAACACGCCCAAGTTTTCGGGGGTGTCGATCGTCTCGCATCCGCTGATGCCCTCGACCGGAAACACCCGGATCGCGGACAGCCATTTCGAAAACCTCGTGACCGTTGCCATGACCGGCGGCGAGGCGGCGGTGATCACCGGCAACCGGTTCTACAACATGCGCAACAACGCCCTGATGCTGGCCAATGCAGTGGGCGCGCAGGTGCACGGCAACCTGTTCTTTGGCGACGGGCCGACCAACGCGGTGCGCGTCCTGGCCGGCTCGGACGATGCGGTGGTGCGGGGCAACGTGCTGCTTGAAGGCGACCGGTCAGGCATTCTGGTCCAGGGGCAAAGTACCCGCGTCGAGGTCAGCGGCAACGTCATCTGGCGGCGCAGCGGCGGCGCGATCAAGCTGTCGGGAACCCGCTGCGGCGTGGTACGTGGCAACGTGATCCTCAACAGCCGCCAAAAGGGCATCGACATCCGCAGCAGCGATGCGACCCAGGTTCATGCCAACACGATCAGCGGCAGCGGCAGCGCCGGGATATGGGTTTCGGCCCAGCCCCGACAGGCCGTCACCTATCTTTCGCAAAACACCCTGCGCGGCAATGGCGCCGGGCTGTCCACGGCCACCGGTGCGCGGCTGTTTCTGGCGGGCAATGATTTTTCGAACCAGTTCCCGCGCCTGATCGACGGCGATCTGACCTTGCAGAACCATGCCATCGTGCGCGATCTGCATGGCAAGACGCCGATGCTGATGAGTGCCTCGGAAACCGTGGTTCCGTCGTCGCTGGCCGCACCCGATTGCAGCGATTGGGGGCAGAAATGA
- a CDS encoding mannose-1-phosphate guanylyltransferase — translation MTTIYPLIICGGKGTRLWPLSRTQSPKQFQKISGPESSTFFQVAVQRHRGGIYQDPVIVTGVTHRGTVVKQLREIQSGAQIICEPMGRNTGPAVLAAAHAISRKDPDAIFVVVPADHIIEGPLNKTIEACIPAAKAGHIITFGIAPRYAETGFGYITDAGPMEGFDTIRRVGGFVEKPPADKAQALIDSKSAYWASGLSMFSASTIIEEYAKFDPRTAAYVADSVEFGSNTPEALYLNEVDFAEAASEPTEGVVFEKTDRIAMATLDVSWDDVGSWLAMYNISPRDQNGNVLQGDVIALDAMNTMVRADSRLVSIVGLTDIIVIDTPDALLVARMDETQNVKKVVEQLKASHRTETEVHAEAKPAMVPFEKQKELSRLVDSDKFQLGTAEIEVGRTVILDQGARNRQVIVVQGSVHASGPGWSKIATEGGRIYADENGPVRIVNSGDDKAELLFVTLEKLEVGAHPTMSMVSNG, via the coding sequence ATGACCACGATCTACCCACTGATCATCTGCGGCGGCAAAGGCACCCGACTGTGGCCCCTGTCACGGACTCAAAGCCCCAAGCAGTTCCAAAAGATCAGCGGTCCTGAGTCCTCGACGTTTTTCCAGGTGGCCGTTCAGCGGCACCGGGGCGGGATCTATCAGGACCCTGTCATCGTCACCGGCGTCACGCATCGCGGCACCGTGGTCAAACAGCTGCGCGAAATCCAGTCCGGGGCGCAGATCATCTGCGAACCCATGGGGCGCAACACCGGGCCGGCCGTTCTGGCCGCCGCCCATGCCATTTCGCGCAAGGATCCGGACGCGATCTTTGTCGTGGTGCCTGCCGATCACATCATCGAAGGCCCGCTGAACAAGACCATCGAGGCCTGCATCCCGGCGGCAAAGGCCGGTCACATCATCACCTTCGGGATCGCGCCGCGCTATGCCGAAACCGGCTTTGGTTACATCACCGACGCCGGACCGATGGAGGGGTTCGATACCATTCGCCGCGTCGGCGGTTTTGTCGAAAAGCCCCCGGCGGACAAGGCGCAGGCCCTGATCGACAGCAAATCGGCCTACTGGGCGTCGGGTCTGTCGATGTTTTCGGCCAGCACGATCATCGAGGAATACGCCAAGTTCGACCCCAGAACGGCGGCCTATGTGGCGGATTCCGTCGAGTTCGGCTCGAACACGCCCGAAGCGCTGTACCTGAACGAAGTCGACTTTGCCGAGGCCGCGTCCGAGCCGACCGAAGGCGTCGTCTTTGAAAAGACCGACCGCATCGCCATGGCGACGCTGGACGTGTCCTGGGACGATGTCGGCAGCTGGCTGGCGATGTACAACATCTCGCCGCGCGATCAGAACGGCAACGTGTTGCAGGGCGACGTGATCGCGCTGGATGCGATGAATACCATGGTGCGCGCCGACAGCCGCCTTGTCAGCATCGTCGGCCTGACCGACATCATCGTGATCGACACGCCCGACGCGCTTTTGGTCGCCCGCATGGACGAAACTCAGAACGTCAAGAAGGTGGTCGAACAGCTCAAGGCCAGCCATCGCACCGAAACCGAGGTCCATGCCGAAGCCAAACCCGCCATGGTTCCCTTTGAAAAGCAGAAAGAGCTGTCCAGGCTGGTGGATTCCGACAAGTTCCAGCTGGGCACCGCCGAGATCGAGGTCGGGCGCACCGTCATTCTGGACCAGGGTGCGCGCAACCGTCAGGTCATCGTGGTGCAGGGCAGTGTCCATGCCTCTGGCCCCGGCTGGAGCAAGATCGCCACAGAGGGCGGGCGCATCTATGCCGATGAAAATGGCCCCGTGCGGATCGTCAACAGTGGCGACGACAAGGCCGAACTGCTGTTCGTGACCCTGGAAAAGCTGGAAGTGGGCGCACACCCCACGATGTCGATGGTCAGCAATGGCTAG
- a CDS encoding glycosyltransferase: MVLSHLAYFSVIYLLVAVIPQGFLGELHSASNAVFIVGFLGMWRYSWALTNFARAIYFRRIAYPVWKRRHNRRFWASKVKSHCYFMVTTYMVDVEVTIMVYRRLFEAAANARDGATIVVSAVDGKDVRLIRQLYETSKFDMSNVELIIDRIKSSGKRDAMDKALRILADKAPTKDDIMVFVDGDTVVPRDIWAQAAPFFSDPRMGALTTDEAAIIDKENLFKDWFTLRFNQRQVMMCSMGLGNRVLTLTGRMSVFRATLATNPGFIKGVGFDYLDHWRLGRVNFLTGDDKSTWYWLLRNGYQMAYMPDVQSQSAEGQPRPTFYDSAKTLMVRWFGNMMRTNGRALRESPRKIGFFTWWSILDQRVSMWTTLVGPISVLVAAVTVSPTVIPLYIAWVMVTRYMFCIIIALFNGQWFPVTHPPILYFGQIAGAIIKTFVLFRLDKQKWTRQGSGGSGKVMALYDRVKAWESFAHHALALSWLTIAIMFLNTFE; the protein is encoded by the coding sequence ATGGTCCTTTCCCATCTTGCCTACTTCTCGGTCATCTACCTTTTGGTGGCCGTGATCCCCCAGGGGTTCCTGGGGGAGTTGCACAGCGCGTCCAACGCGGTGTTCATCGTCGGCTTTCTGGGGATGTGGCGCTATAGCTGGGCGCTGACCAACTTTGCACGGGCCATCTATTTTCGCCGGATCGCCTATCCGGTCTGGAAGCGGCGGCACAATCGCCGTTTCTGGGCCAGCAAGGTCAAATCGCACTGCTATTTCATGGTGACGACCTACATGGTCGATGTCGAAGTGACCATCATGGTCTATCGCCGCCTGTTTGAAGCCGCAGCCAATGCCCGCGACGGGGCAACAATTGTCGTGTCGGCGGTGGATGGCAAGGACGTACGTTTGATCCGCCAGTTGTACGAGACGTCCAAGTTCGACATGTCCAATGTTGAATTGATCATCGACCGCATCAAATCTTCGGGCAAACGCGACGCCATGGATAAAGCGTTGCGCATTCTGGCTGACAAGGCACCGACCAAAGACGATATCATGGTCTTTGTCGATGGCGACACGGTTGTGCCGCGCGATATCTGGGCGCAGGCCGCGCCATTCTTTTCCGATCCGCGCATGGGCGCGCTGACCACGGACGAAGCCGCGATCATCGACAAGGAAAACCTGTTCAAGGACTGGTTCACCCTGCGGTTCAACCAGCGTCAGGTGATGATGTGTTCGATGGGGCTGGGCAATCGGGTGCTGACCCTGACCGGCCGCATGTCGGTGTTTCGCGCCACCCTGGCGACCAACCCCGGTTTCATCAAGGGCGTCGGTTTCGACTATCTGGATCACTGGCGTCTGGGCCGCGTGAACTTTCTGACTGGCGACGATAAATCGACCTGGTACTGGCTGCTGCGCAATGGCTATCAGATGGCCTATATGCCGGACGTCCAAAGCCAGTCGGCCGAAGGCCAGCCGCGCCCGACATTTTATGACAGCGCCAAGACGCTTATGGTGCGCTGGTTCGGCAACATGATGCGCACCAATGGCCGCGCGCTGCGCGAAAGCCCGCGCAAGATCGGCTTTTTCACCTGGTGGTCGATCCTCGATCAGCGGGTTTCCATGTGGACCACTCTTGTCGGACCGATTTCCGTCCTGGTGGCCGCCGTGACCGTGTCGCCGACCGTGATCCCGCTGTACATCGCCTGGGTCATGGTCACGCGTTACATGTTCTGCATCATCATCGCGCTTTTCAACGGGCAGTGGTTCCCGGTGACGCATCCTCCGATCCTTTATTTCGGTCAGATTGCGGGCGCTATCATCAAAACTTTTGTTCTTTTCCGCCTCGATAAACAGAAATGGACGCGGCAAGGCAGCGGCGGTTCGGGCAAGGTCATGGCCTTGTACGACCGTGTGAAGGCATGGGAATCCTTTGCCCATCACGCGCTTGCCCTGTCATGGCTGACCATAGCCATCATGTTTCTGAACACGTTCGAATAG
- a CDS encoding nucleotide sugar dehydrogenase, producing MARISVFGIGYVGVVSAACLAQDGHDVIAVDVDQGKIDAINAGMSPIVEEGIDDLVREMVASGKLRATIDFAKAIHESDLSFVCVGTPSAPDGSVGLNYVTSVCETIGKALADKDAYHSVVIRSTIVPGSTETACIPVLEQTSGKVAGKDFGVGYYPEFLRESTAIADSYDPGLVVFGFMDDKTGEILAHLNKDMPCPVNKVDIRTAEMVKYTSNTWRAVKVTFANEIGNIAKSCGIDGQTVMEILCSDKKAAMSPYFMRPGFAFGGSCLPKDVRALRHLAAQNDTPSHLLNAVLEANEAQIAKAEKMVEKSGAKRVGFVGISFKPGTDDLRESPLVSLAARLIGKGIEVDIYDPFVKEAYDSGTPGAGRGNESVPNLQGRLVGDLDKLINDSGAVLVGNYYNETVDKLKAAAKTRPVVDLTRLHRDLVSGDGYEGICW from the coding sequence ATGGCTAGGATCAGTGTCTTTGGCATTGGTTACGTCGGTGTGGTATCGGCTGCGTGTCTTGCGCAGGACGGTCACGACGTAATCGCGGTTGATGTAGACCAGGGTAAAATCGACGCAATCAACGCGGGCATGTCCCCCATCGTCGAGGAAGGGATTGATGATCTCGTCCGCGAAATGGTGGCCAGCGGCAAGCTGCGCGCAACCATCGACTTTGCGAAGGCAATTCACGAAAGCGACCTGTCCTTTGTCTGTGTCGGCACTCCGTCGGCGCCGGATGGGTCGGTCGGGCTGAATTACGTCACCAGCGTTTGCGAAACCATCGGCAAGGCGCTGGCGGACAAGGACGCCTATCATTCGGTTGTCATCCGCTCGACCATCGTGCCGGGCAGCACCGAAACCGCCTGCATCCCGGTTCTGGAACAGACCTCGGGCAAGGTGGCGGGCAAGGATTTCGGCGTGGGCTACTACCCCGAATTCCTGCGCGAAAGCACGGCAATCGCCGACAGCTATGACCCCGGCCTGGTGGTCTTTGGTTTCATGGATGACAAGACCGGCGAGATCCTGGCCCACCTGAACAAAGACATGCCTTGCCCGGTGAACAAGGTCGATATCCGCACCGCCGAGATGGTGAAATACACCAGCAACACCTGGCGCGCGGTCAAGGTGACCTTTGCCAACGAGATCGGCAATATCGCCAAGTCCTGCGGGATCGACGGCCAGACCGTGATGGAAATCCTGTGCAGCGACAAAAAGGCGGCCATGTCGCCCTATTTCATGCGCCCCGGCTTTGCCTTTGGCGGGTCCTGCCTGCCCAAGGACGTGCGCGCGCTGCGCCATCTGGCCGCCCAGAACGACACGCCGTCGCATCTGCTGAACGCCGTGCTGGAGGCCAACGAGGCTCAGATCGCCAAGGCTGAAAAGATGGTCGAGAAAAGCGGCGCCAAGCGCGTCGGCTTTGTCGGCATCAGCTTCAAGCCCGGCACCGACGACCTGCGCGAAAGCCCGCTGGTGTCGCTGGCCGCGCGCCTGATCGGCAAGGGCATCGAGGTGGACATCTACGACCCCTTCGTCAAGGAAGCCTATGACAGTGGCACCCCCGGCGCCGGGCGGGGCAACGAAAGTGTGCCGAACCTGCAAGGCCGTCTGGTCGGTGACCTGGACAAGCTGATCAACGACAGCGGCGCGGTTCTGGTGGGCAACTACTACAACGAAACCGTGGACAAGCTGAAGGCCGCGGCCAAGACGCGCCCGGTGGTCGATCTGACCCGCCTGCACCGTGATCTGGTCAGCGGCGACGGTTACGAAGGTATCTGCTGGTAA
- a CDS encoding heparin lyase I family protein: MRKAKQVVLSFTLFLAGCLPVIPGLAPDAGDLTTPARGYERFFSPAPHNFRYAVADDGAPVRYGARAERYELRTGDCGGSDCGNARYRAEIRMTDDSNPAKIGEDIWYGWSFYNSSVPGFFRDESLRLVFGQWTMGGDANPAIRLIQLGEGEGNWDSCRRAICAGPERATGDVVIQLEDLRRTFNWGDGENQGYVCRLFDMQDNTRSWVDLVMQTNFSQGTDGYLRVWVNGALKCDYSGPIVSPKSLFEGDTPGHRRGVFSSYTTRWDDTHGRRPKPTLVVYYDEFRVGKSRADVDTRWRIAAGEPAVD, translated from the coding sequence ATGCGCAAGGCAAAGCAGGTTGTCCTGTCTTTCACGCTGTTTCTGGCGGGGTGCCTGCCGGTGATCCCGGGGCTTGCACCCGATGCCGGCGACCTGACGACGCCTGCGCGTGGCTACGAACGGTTCTTCAGCCCCGCCCCTCACAACTTTCGCTATGCCGTTGCCGACGATGGCGCGCCGGTGCGTTACGGCGCGCGGGCCGAGCGATATGAGCTGCGCACCGGCGATTGCGGTGGCAGCGATTGCGGCAACGCCCGCTATCGCGCCGAGATCCGCATGACGGATGATAGCAACCCCGCCAAGATCGGCGAAGACATCTGGTATGGTTGGAGCTTTTACAACTCCAGCGTGCCGGGCTTTTTCCGGGACGAGTCGCTGCGGCTGGTGTTCGGGCAATGGACCATGGGCGGCGATGCCAACCCCGCGATCCGGCTGATCCAGCTGGGCGAAGGCGAAGGGAACTGGGACAGCTGCCGCCGCGCCATCTGCGCCGGTCCGGAACGCGCCACAGGCGACGTGGTGATACAGCTCGAGGACCTGCGCCGCACCTTCAACTGGGGCGACGGCGAAAACCAGGGGTATGTCTGTCGCCTGTTCGACATGCAGGACAATACCCGCAGCTGGGTCGATCTGGTCATGCAGACGAACTTTTCCCAAGGCACCGATGGCTATCTGCGGGTCTGGGTCAATGGCGCGCTGAAATGCGACTACAGCGGTCCGATCGTTTCCCCCAAAAGCCTGTTCGAAGGCGACACCCCCGGCCATCGGCGCGGCGTGTTTTCCAGCTATACGACGCGCTGGGATGACACGCACGGCAGACGGCCCAAGCCAACGCTGGTCGTCTATTATGATGAGTTTCGCGTCGGCAAATCGCGCGCGGATGTGGACACCCGCTGGCGCATCGCGGCGGGCGAACCCGCCGTCGATTAG
- the rimP gene encoding ribosome maturation factor RimP: MTDLIAKTAIDKRLAEILTPVIEDMGFELVRLRLMGGNTPTLQIMAERPEGGIEVDECAQISTAVSATLDVQDPISDAYTLEVSSPGIDRPLTRLKDFETFEGYEAKLETADLIDGRKRFRGVLAGVENDEVLINIEEGTVGLNYEWLVEAKLIMTDELIKEMLRARKAAPVDESQFDEIEAEGPQEE; encoded by the coding sequence ATGACCGACCTGATCGCCAAAACCGCCATCGACAAACGCCTGGCCGAGATCCTGACCCCAGTGATCGAGGACATGGGCTTTGAGCTGGTGCGCCTGCGTCTGATGGGGGGCAACACGCCCACCCTGCAGATCATGGCCGAACGCCCCGAGGGCGGTATCGAAGTCGACGAGTGCGCCCAGATCAGCACGGCCGTCAGCGCAACGCTGGACGTCCAGGACCCGATTTCGGACGCCTACACGCTGGAGGTCTCCAGCCCCGGCATCGACCGTCCGCTGACCCGCCTGAAAGATTTCGAGACCTTCGAAGGCTACGAGGCGAAACTGGAAACCGCCGACCTGATCGACGGGCGCAAACGCTTTCGCGGCGTTCTGGCCGGCGTCGAGAATGACGAAGTGCTGATCAACATTGAAGAAGGCACCGTTGGCCTGAACTATGAATGGCTTGTCGAGGCAAAGCTGATCATGACCGACGAGTTGATCAAGGAAATGCTGCGCGCCCGCAAGGCCGCCCCCGTTGACGAATCCCAATTCGATGAGATCGAGGCCGAAGGGCCCCAGGAGGAGTAA
- the nusA gene encoding transcription termination factor NusA — protein MAITSANQLELLQTAEAVAREKMIDPGLVVEAMEESLARAAKSRYGAEMDIRVSIDRRTGKATFTRVRTVVEDEEFENYQAEFTVEQAKQYMADPKVGDTFVEEVPPVELGRIAAQSAKQVILQKVREAERDRQFEEFKDRAGTIINGVVKREEYGNVIVDVGRGEGILRRNEKIGRESYRPGDRIRCYIKDVRRETRGPQIFLSRTDPQFMAELFKMEVPEIYDGIIEIKAVARDPGSRAKIGVISYDSGIDPVGACVGMRGSRVQAVVNELQGEKIDIIPWNEDMPTFLVNALQPAEVSKVVLDEDAERIEVVVPDEQLSLAIGRRGQNVRLASQLTGLDIDIMTEEEESKRRQAEFEVRTKLFMDTLDLDEFFAQLLVSEGFTNLEEVAYVEVDELLVIDGVDEDTANELQTRAREYLEEQARKALEAARELGAEDSLINFEGLTPQMVEALAKDGVKTLEDFATCADWELAGGWTSVNGQRVKDDGLLEPYDVSLDEAQTMVMTARVLLGWVDPTELEAEEDGEETEESEA, from the coding sequence ATGGCAATCACCTCTGCCAACCAGCTTGAGCTTTTGCAGACCGCCGAGGCCGTCGCACGCGAAAAGATGATCGACCCCGGTCTGGTCGTCGAAGCGATGGAAGAATCGCTCGCCCGGGCGGCCAAGTCCCGCTACGGCGCCGAGATGGACATTCGTGTCAGCATCGACCGCCGCACCGGCAAGGCGACCTTTACCCGCGTCCGCACCGTGGTCGAAGACGAAGAGTTCGAGAATTACCAGGCCGAATTCACTGTCGAGCAGGCCAAGCAGTACATGGCCGATCCCAAGGTCGGTGACACCTTTGTCGAAGAAGTCCCGCCGGTGGAACTGGGCCGCATCGCCGCCCAAAGCGCCAAGCAGGTGATCCTGCAAAAGGTCCGCGAAGCCGAGCGTGACCGCCAGTTCGAGGAATTCAAGGACCGCGCAGGCACCATCATCAACGGTGTGGTCAAGCGCGAGGAATACGGCAACGTCATCGTCGACGTGGGCCGCGGCGAAGGTATCCTGCGCCGCAACGAAAAGATCGGCCGCGAAAGCTATCGCCCCGGCGACCGCATCCGCTGCTACATCAAGGACGTGCGCCGCGAGACGCGTGGCCCGCAGATCTTCCTGTCGCGGACCGACCCGCAGTTCATGGCCGAGCTGTTCAAGATGGAAGTGCCGGAAATCTATGACGGCATCATCGAGATCAAGGCCGTCGCCCGTGACCCCGGTTCGCGCGCCAAGATCGGCGTCATTTCCTATGACAGCGGCATCGACCCGGTCGGCGCCTGCGTCGGCATGCGCGGCAGCCGTGTTCAGGCCGTGGTGAACGAACTGCAGGGCGAAAAGATCGACATCATCCCGTGGAACGAAGACATGCCGACCTTCCTGGTCAACGCGCTTCAGCCCGCCGAGGTGTCCAAGGTGGTTCTGGACGAAGACGCAGAGCGTATCGAAGTCGTGGTCCCGGACGAGCAGCTTTCGCTGGCCATCGGCCGCCGCGGTCAGAACGTGCGCCTGGCGTCCCAGCTGACCGGTCTTGATATCGACATCATGACCGAGGAAGAGGAATCCAAGCGTCGTCAGGCCGAATTCGAAGTCCGGACCAAGCTGTTCATGGACACGCTGGACCTGGATGAATTCTTTGCCCAGCTGCTGGTCTCGGAAGGGTTCACCAACCTCGAAGAGGTCGCCTATGTCGAGGTCGACGAACTGCTGGTCATCGACGGTGTCGACGAAGACACCGCAAACGAGCTGCAGACCCGCGCCCGCGAATACCTGGAAGAGCAGGCCCGCAAGGCACTGGAAGCGGCCCGCGAACTGGGCGCCGAGGACAGCCTGATCAACTTCGAAGGCCTGACCCCCCAGATGGTCGAGGCCCTGGCCAAGGACGGCGTCAAGACGCTGGAAGACTTTGCCACCTGCGCCGACTGGGAACTGGCCGGCGGCTGGACCTCGGTCAATGGTCAGCGGGTCAAGGACGACGGGTTGCTGGAACCCTATGACGTCTCGTTGGACGAAGCGCAGACCATGGTCATGACCGCGCGCGTCCTGCTGGGCTGGGTCGATCCGACCGAGCTTGAGGCAGAGGAAGACGGCGAAGAAACTGAAGAGAGCGAGGCATAA
- a CDS encoding RNA-binding protein — MSRGGHIKDREDGPERKCIATGEAQPKSGLIRFVVGPDAQIVPDLAGKLPGRGIYVASQRDALEKASKKGLFARAAKQPVTVPDDLPDLIEKMLAKRLIDLISLARKSGGAVAGYEKVKDWLSKEVARVLIQAEDGSSRGKSKLSTPYGGTYIGWLTADELGMAFGRQSVIHAALGAGGLAPRVVEEAQRLKGVRVGTSDADRAGRGQRKG, encoded by the coding sequence ATGAGCCGCGGTGGACACATCAAAGACCGTGAGGACGGTCCGGAACGCAAATGCATCGCCACCGGCGAGGCACAGCCGAAATCCGGCCTGATCCGCTTTGTTGTTGGCCCCGATGCGCAGATCGTGCCGGATCTTGCTGGAAAACTGCCGGGACGCGGCATATATGTTGCGTCCCAGCGCGACGCCCTGGAAAAGGCGTCGAAAAAGGGGCTGTTCGCCCGCGCCGCCAAGCAACCGGTCACCGTGCCGGACGATCTGCCCGATCTGATCGAGAAGATGCTGGCCAAACGGCTGATCGACCTGATCAGCCTTGCGCGCAAATCGGGCGGGGCGGTCGCTGGGTACGAAAAGGTCAAGGACTGGCTGTCCAAAGAGGTAGCCCGCGTCCTTATTCAGGCCGAAGACGGATCAAGCCGTGGCAAGTCGAAACTGAGCACGCCCTATGGCGGCACATACATCGGTTGGCTGACGGCGGATGAGCTGGGAATGGCCTTCGGGCGACAATCTGTGATACATGCAGCGCTTGGCGCTGGCGGTCTTGCGCCGCGTGTTGTAGAGGAAGCCCAAAGATTGAAGGGTGTACGCGTCGGAACGTCTGACGCGGATCGCGCTGGCAGGGGCCAGCGGAAAGGATGA